The following proteins are encoded in a genomic region of Gossypium hirsutum isolate 1008001.06 chromosome D05, Gossypium_hirsutum_v2.1, whole genome shotgun sequence:
- the LOC107897047 gene encoding uncharacterized protein, producing the protein MAISDAVIGNLMMIYLAVIAGIKAYGLVCGRSFGGGFVLIVSSTVVGFILVGTLTWDVSRKATYAISRDYAASVHVQEMCKGGICWHGVAVRSPASQVRFRIPPQIPYRSL; encoded by the coding sequence ATGGCGATATCGGATGCGGTGATTGGGAATTTGATGATGATCTACTTGGCAGTGATAGCGGGGATAAAGGCGTATGGTTTAGTATGTGGGCGGAGCTTTGGTGGCGGCTTCGTGCTGATAGTGTCGAGCACGGTGGTGGGTTTCATCTTGGTTGGCACGTTGACGTGGGACGTCTCCCGTAAAGCTACGTACGCGATTTCCCGCGATTACGCCGCTTCCGTACACGTTCAAGAGATGTGCAAGGGTGGTATTTGCTGGCACGGCGTCGCCGTCCGTTCCCCTGCTTCTCAGGTCCGCTTCAGGATCCCTCCTCAAATTCCATACCGTTCTTTgtaa